In Eubalaena glacialis isolate mEubGla1 chromosome 12, mEubGla1.1.hap2.+ XY, whole genome shotgun sequence, a single window of DNA contains:
- the POPDC3 gene encoding popeye domain-containing protein 3: MERNSSLWKNLIDEHPVCTIWKQQAEGAIYHLASILFVVGFMGGSGFFGLLYVFSLLGLGFLCSAIWAWVDVCAADIFSWNFILFVICFMRFVHIAYQVRSITFAREFQLLYSSLFQPLGTSLPDFRTIAMSSEVVTLEKEHCYAMQGKTSIDKLSLLVSGRIRVTVDGEFLHYIFPFQFLDSPEWDSLKPTEEGIFQVTLTAETDCRYVSWRRKKLYLLLAQHRYISRLFSVLIGSDIADKLYALNDRVYIGKRYHYDIRLPNFYQMSSPEMSRSALTEHFQNSRRHCDK, translated from the exons ATGGAAAGAAATTCAAGTTTATGGAAGAACCTAATAGATGAGCACCCAGTCTGCACCATCTGGAAGCAACAGGCCGAAGGAGCCATCTATCATCTTGCCAGTATTTTATTTGTAGTAGGTTTCATGGGTGGCAGTGGATTCTTCGGGCTCCTTTACGTCTTCAGTTTGCTGGGGTTGGGTTTTCTCTGTTCTGCTATCTGGGCTTGGGTAGATGTCTGTGCAGCTGACATATTTTCCTGGAATTTTATATTGTTTGTCATCTGCTTCATGCGGTTTGTTCATATCGCCTATCAAGTTCGCAGCATAACCTTTGCGCGAGAATTTCAGCTGCTGTACAGCTccctcttccagcctctggggACCTCTTTGCCCGACTTCAGGACTATTGCTATGAGCTCAGAAGTGGTTACTTTGGAAAAGGAGCACTGTTATGCCATGCAGGGGAAAACCTCCATTGACAAACTCTCCCTGCTTGTTTCAGGAAG GATCAGAGTGACAGTTGATGGCGAATTTCTGCATTACATTTTCCCCTTCCAGTTCCTGGATTCTCCTGAATGGGACTCACTGAAACCCACAGAGGAAGGCATTTTTCAG GTAACCCTCACAGCAGAAACTGATTGTCGATATGTGTCctggaggagaaagaaattaTACTTGCTCTTGGCTCAGCATCGTTACATCTCCCGcctgttttcagttttaattgGCAGTGACATTGCAGATAAACTCTATGCCTTGAATGACAGGGTATATATAGGAAAAAGATACCATTATGATATTCGGTTACCCAACTTCTATCAAATGTCAAGTCCTGAAATGTCCAGATCAGCCCTGACAGAACATTTTCAGAATTCCAGACGACATTGTGATAAATGA